The genomic interval GTCGGCTTCACGTACTTCTACGTCGCCATCACGTTCAACCCGGACGAGGTCGCAGACAACATGAAGAAGTACGGCGGCTTCATCCCCGGCATCCGCGCCGGTCGTCCCACGGCCGAGTACCTGGATTACGTGCTGACGCGCGTCACGCTCCCGGGCTCGATCTACCTCGGCATCGTGGCCCTCATCCCGCTGATCGCTCTGGCTCTCGTCGGTGCGAACCAGAACTTCCCGTTCGGCGGCACCTCGATCCTCATCATGGTCGGCGTCGGACTCGAGACGGTCAAGCAGATCGACTCGCAACTCCAGCAGCGTCACTATGAAGGACTCATCCGTTGAGCGCACGTCTCCTCATCGTCGGACCCCCCGGGGCGGGCAAGGGGACGCAGGCGGCTCGCATCGCCGAGCGTCTGCAGATCCCCACCATCTCCACGGGTGACATCTTCCGCGCGAACATCAAGAACGAGACCGAGCTCGGCCTGCGGGTGAAGGCGATCGTCGACAACGGCGACTACGTGCCCGACTCGCTCACCAATGAGCTGATCACCGATCGTCTCGCTGAGGACGACGCGGCGAACGGCTTCCTGCTCGACGGCTACCCCCGTACACCGGACCAGGTTCGCTACCTCGAGGAGCTTCTCTCCTCGAAGGGGCAGAAGCTGGATGCGGTTCTGCAGCTCGTCGCCGACGAGGATGAGATCGTCGAGCGTCTGCGCAAGCGCGCGGGCGAGCAGGGTCGCGCCGATGACACCGAGGAGGCGATCCGCCACCGCCAGGAGGTGTACAAGCGCGAGACCGCGCCTGTGCTCGACATCCTCGGTGCGCAGGGTCTGCTGATCGAGGTCGACGGTCTCGGCAGCGTCGATGAGGTCACCCAGCGCATCTGGGTCGGCCTCGCCGAGAAGGGACTGCTTCCGCAGTCCGTCTGAGAATTCTGGGCGTGTCGTCTTGACGAACCGCTCAGAACCAGGGTTGCGCCTGGCGCGATTGAAGTTAATCGGCTAGGCTCGATCCTTGGTGCTTTGTTCCCTTGGGCCATTTGCACTGAAGTCAATCAACCGCATGACCACGAGTCACTGAGCGCAAACAACGAGGCATGGCCAAAAAAGACGGCGTCATCGAAATCGAGGGTTCTGTCCTCGAAGCACTTCCGAACGCGATGTTCCGCGTGGAGTTGAGCAATGGACACAAGGTTCTCGCCCACATCTCGGGCAAGATGCGTCAGCACTACATCCGCATCCTTCCCGAGGACCGCGTGATCGTAGAGCTGAGCCCCTACGACCTGACCCGCGGCCGGATCGTCTACCGCTACAAGTGATCCGCGGAAAGTAACGGCCTGGAGACAGGTACGAGGACAGCGAGAAAGAGATCATGAAGGTCAACCCCAGCGTCAAGCCCATCTGCGACCACTGCCGCGTCATCCGACGCCACGGCCGCGTGATGGTCATCTGCAAGAGCAACCCGCGCCACAAGCAGCGCCAGGGCTGAGCAGTCCGCCCCGGCGGAACGCAACAACTCAACATCACACCAGCACCATCAGATCCTCCTGTTCGCGGGAGGGGACACCCCGGGTCGGAGGCCCGGGCACCGATGGTGCACCACACCTCCGAATGACTCCAGAAGGAGAACGCCCGCATGGCACGTATCGCCGGCGTCGACATCCCGCGCGACAAGCGCGTGGAGGTCGCTCTGACGTACATCTACGGCGTGGGACGCACTCGTGCGCTCGCGACGCTCAAGGAAACCGGAATCTCCGGTGACATCCGCGTGAAGGATCTGACCGACGACCAGCTCGTCGCCCTTCGCGACTTCATCGAAGGAAGCTTCAAGGTGGAGGGTGACCTCCGCCGCGAGGTCCAGGCCGACATCCGCCGCAAGGTCGAGATCGGATCTTACGAGGGCCTCCGTCACCGTCGTGGCCTGCCCGTCCGCGGTCAGCGCACCAAGACCAACGCACGCACTCGCAAGGGCCCGAAGCGCACCGTCGCCGGCAAGAAGAAGGCAGGTAAGAAGTAATGGCTGCTCCCAAGGCCGGCGCTCGCAAGGCGCGTCGCAAGGACAAGAAGAACATCGCGCTGGGCCAGGCCCACATCAAGTCGACGTTCAACAACACGATCGTGTCGATCACCGACCCGTCGGGTGCCGTCATCAGCTGGGCGTCCTCGGGCGCCGTCGGCTTCAAGGGCTCGCGCAAGTCGACCCCCTACGCCGCACAGCTCGCCGCCGAGTCGGCCGCGCGCCAGGCGCAGGAGCACGGCATGAAGAAGGTCGACGTCTTCGTCAAGGGTCCGGGTTCGGGACGTGAGACCGCGATCCGCTCGCTCCAGGCCGCTGGCCTCGAGGTCGGCACCATCAACGATGTGACGCCCCAGGCTCACAACGGCTGCCGTCCGCCGAAGCGCCGCCGCGTCTGACCGACGTCGGATGGTCGGATCCTCCGGGGTCCGGCCATCCCGTCGCACGGCGACTGCATAACTTCACAACACGGCGGCCCAGCCACCCGCCGCAACTGTCGTGGGCGTCATATGGCGGACGCCCTCGCCGAAAGGAAACCACGTGCTCATCGCACAGCGTCCCACTCTCTCCGAGGAGAACATCTCGGAGTTCCGCTCCGCGTTCGTGATCGAGCCCCTCGAGCCCGGCTTCGGCTACACGCTCGGCAACTCGCTCCGTCGCACGCTGCTGTCGTCCATCCCGGGCGCGGCTGTCACGAGCATCCGCCTCGACGGCATCCAGCACGAGTTCGACACCATCCCCGGTGTCAAGGAGGACGTCGTCGAGATCGTCCTCAACATCAAGAACCTCGTGGTCTCGAGCGAGCACGACGAGCCCATCACGGCCTACCTGCGCAAGCAGGGCGCTGGCCAGGTGACGGCTGCTGACATCTCGGCTCCCGCGGGCGTGGAGATCCACAACCCGGACCTCGTCATCGCAACGCTCAACGAGAAGGCGAAGTTCGACCTCGAGCTCACCATCGAGCGTGGCCGCGGCTACGTCTCGGCGACCCAGAACCGCAGCGAGTTCAGCGAAGCCGGCCAGATCCCGATCGACTCGATCTACTCGCCCGTGCTCAAGGTCACCTACCGCGTCGAGGCGACTCGTGCCGGTGAGCGCACCGACTTCGACCGCCTCGTGGTCGACGTCGAGACCAAGCCCGCGATCTCGCCGCGCGACGCGCTCGCGTCGGCTGGACGCACCCTTGTCGAGCTCTTCGGCCTCGCCCGCGAGCTCAACACGGCCGCGGAGGGCATCGAGATCGGAC from Salinibacterium sp. ZJ70 carries:
- a CDS encoding DNA-directed RNA polymerase subunit alpha, whose translation is MLIAQRPTLSEENISEFRSAFVIEPLEPGFGYTLGNSLRRTLLSSIPGAAVTSIRLDGIQHEFDTIPGVKEDVVEIVLNIKNLVVSSEHDEPITAYLRKQGAGQVTAADISAPAGVEIHNPDLVIATLNEKAKFDLELTIERGRGYVSATQNRSEFSEAGQIPIDSIYSPVLKVTYRVEATRAGERTDFDRLVVDVETKPAISPRDALASAGRTLVELFGLARELNTAAEGIEIGPAPVDAVLSNELSMPIEDLDLSVRSYNCLKREGINTVSELVALSETQLMNIRNFGQKSVDEVKDKLVELGLSLKDSVPGFDGAHFYGGYDDETV
- the rpsK gene encoding 30S ribosomal protein S11, whose product is MAAPKAGARKARRKDKKNIALGQAHIKSTFNNTIVSITDPSGAVISWASSGAVGFKGSRKSTPYAAQLAAESAARQAQEHGMKKVDVFVKGPGSGRETAIRSLQAAGLEVGTINDVTPQAHNGCRPPKRRRV
- the rpsM gene encoding 30S ribosomal protein S13, giving the protein MARIAGVDIPRDKRVEVALTYIYGVGRTRALATLKETGISGDIRVKDLTDDQLVALRDFIEGSFKVEGDLRREVQADIRRKVEIGSYEGLRHRRGLPVRGQRTKTNARTRKGPKRTVAGKKKAGKK
- the infA gene encoding translation initiation factor IF-1, whose protein sequence is MAKKDGVIEIEGSVLEALPNAMFRVELSNGHKVLAHISGKMRQHYIRILPEDRVIVELSPYDLTRGRIVYRYK
- a CDS encoding adenylate kinase, whose product is MSARLLIVGPPGAGKGTQAARIAERLQIPTISTGDIFRANIKNETELGLRVKAIVDNGDYVPDSLTNELITDRLAEDDAANGFLLDGYPRTPDQVRYLEELLSSKGQKLDAVLQLVADEDEIVERLRKRAGEQGRADDTEEAIRHRQEVYKRETAPVLDILGAQGLLIEVDGLGSVDEVTQRIWVGLAEKGLLPQSV
- the rpmJ gene encoding 50S ribosomal protein L36 — translated: MKVNPSVKPICDHCRVIRRHGRVMVICKSNPRHKQRQG